One genomic region from Nocardia vinacea encodes:
- a CDS encoding murein biosynthesis integral membrane protein MurJ: MEQPQRPVPREAARPRTQEWPAAPASGPVATETKQNASSRLLRDSGSIAIATLISRVTGFGKQLLLLTALGPAVASAYTSANLIPNMITELVLGAVLTAMVVPTLVRAEQEDDDGGVAFVRRLVTAAFAVLAAATLFAAAATPLLATRVFVSSDGKVNTELTTALTYLLVPAILFYGMSALLTAILNTRQNFKPGAWAPVLNNLVVLVVLGLYALTPGEITLDPVRMSDPKLLVLGGGITLGVATQALSLLPAIKRNQIDLRPLWGVDARLKQFGKMGSAIILYVVISQIGLIVSNHIASTADEAGPAIYTNAWLLLQLPYGVLGVTLLTAIMPRLSRNAAADDTPAVVDDLSVATRLTMIALVPVVTFLTLAGPQVGEALFGYARFTGDAARLGEAVSWSAFTLIPYSLVLIHLRVFYAREQAWTPTWIILAITTIKILFSALAPALASDSGQVVKILGVATGLGFLAGAVIGGYLLHQSLGDLRMVNVGRTVTRVLLSSIAGGAVMLIVDKVLGLDRLSGGPGSLIRVIVSAIVMFAVAFGLMRLAGIPEIVAITVAVSRRLGFTPPAPDLDLEGPVEDEYTTQVFRRPEPYVAYPGFDPYMDAQTMVLPVIRAHTVDSTGMGEFPYPVRQRSTGGEFAGTSTYQGEGGTRVSDDAAPGGVPAAESAATKAGGLSTDVPPTGEASDPAYANQGADNGPPEHDSATGSGEQPREAPQRDPMYDTGMIPIPPQLPPMDDAGRRTPRGPKLIPGASVAGGRYRLLASHGGSRGLKFWQALDIKLDREVALTFVDADQKATDNSGHDGPQAILSRTLRLGRINSPGLARVLDVVRGSSGGIVVAEWTPGRSLREMAETVPSPIGAARAIRALASAAELAHRGGGSLSIDHPDRVRISATGDAVLAFPGTLSDSDAQSDVRGLGAMLYALITARWPIRAGGMTGTAATVGGLRLADFGSDGTPVEPRQIRPEVPFEISAVAVRSLESNKGVRTAATVQHVLEQASVVDQKTDFIPVLRLGQRPPTGDEESLADPELLAAERERSQRMMWIMVGLGILAALVVGIIIWWMVSVFAPTASDAPLNEQRNIGLTTNSSPAPAPTSGGTTGTAAGGVPVPVTSVSVFSPEGTPDNVSGTGAVLDHDPGTVWRTDQYFQQFPALKKGVGLLATLPSPAKLTSVSIESPSAGTSVEIRTSPTSSPTLDQTQLIGSARLENGITEIPVRSDQAARYVLVWITGLGNSGGQFQTSIADLRFDAAP, encoded by the coding sequence GTGGAACAGCCGCAACGTCCCGTTCCCCGGGAAGCGGCCAGGCCACGGACCCAGGAATGGCCCGCCGCACCCGCATCGGGCCCGGTCGCCACCGAAACCAAACAGAACGCGAGCTCGCGTCTGCTGCGCGACTCCGGATCGATCGCGATCGCCACCCTGATCAGCCGCGTCACCGGCTTCGGCAAACAGCTATTGCTGTTGACCGCGCTCGGCCCGGCCGTCGCGAGTGCCTACACCTCGGCCAACCTGATCCCGAATATGATCACCGAGCTCGTCCTCGGCGCGGTCTTGACCGCGATGGTGGTGCCGACGCTGGTGCGGGCCGAACAGGAGGACGACGACGGGGGCGTCGCATTCGTCCGCAGGCTGGTCACCGCTGCCTTCGCGGTGCTCGCCGCGGCCACGCTCTTCGCCGCGGCGGCGACGCCGTTGCTGGCGACCCGCGTCTTCGTCTCCTCGGACGGCAAGGTCAATACGGAACTGACCACGGCGCTGACCTATCTGTTGGTGCCCGCCATCCTGTTCTACGGCATGTCGGCACTGTTGACGGCAATCCTGAATACCCGCCAGAACTTCAAACCCGGGGCCTGGGCGCCGGTGTTGAACAACCTCGTCGTGCTGGTCGTGCTCGGTCTCTACGCCCTGACGCCGGGCGAGATCACCCTGGATCCGGTCCGGATGAGCGATCCGAAACTGCTGGTCCTCGGCGGCGGCATCACCCTCGGTGTGGCCACCCAGGCGCTGAGCCTGCTGCCCGCGATCAAGCGCAATCAGATCGATCTGCGGCCGCTGTGGGGTGTCGACGCGCGACTCAAGCAGTTCGGCAAGATGGGTTCGGCCATCATCCTGTACGTGGTGATCAGCCAGATCGGTCTGATCGTCTCGAACCACATCGCCTCGACGGCCGATGAGGCAGGCCCGGCGATCTATACCAATGCCTGGCTGCTGCTCCAGCTGCCCTACGGCGTACTCGGTGTCACACTGCTCACCGCGATCATGCCGCGGCTGAGCCGCAACGCGGCCGCGGATGACACTCCTGCCGTCGTGGACGATCTGTCCGTCGCGACCCGTTTGACGATGATCGCCCTCGTTCCGGTGGTCACCTTCCTGACGCTGGCCGGACCGCAGGTCGGCGAGGCGCTGTTCGGCTATGCACGGTTCACCGGCGACGCCGCGCGCCTCGGCGAGGCGGTGAGCTGGTCGGCCTTCACACTGATTCCGTACTCCCTGGTGCTCATCCATCTGCGTGTTTTCTACGCGAGGGAGCAGGCGTGGACGCCGACCTGGATCATCCTCGCTATCACGACGATCAAGATCCTGTTCTCGGCACTCGCGCCTGCGCTGGCGAGCGACAGCGGTCAGGTCGTGAAAATCCTCGGTGTCGCGACCGGACTCGGCTTCCTGGCCGGTGCCGTCATCGGCGGCTATCTGCTGCACCAGAGCCTCGGCGATCTGCGCATGGTCAATGTCGGACGCACGGTTACCCGCGTCCTGCTGTCCTCGATCGCGGGTGGCGCGGTCATGCTCATCGTCGACAAGGTGCTCGGACTCGACCGTCTCTCCGGCGGACCCGGCTCGCTGATCCGGGTGATCGTATCGGCCATTGTGATGTTCGCGGTCGCCTTCGGGCTGATGCGCCTGGCCGGTATCCCGGAGATCGTCGCGATCACCGTCGCCGTCTCCCGGCGCCTCGGCTTCACCCCGCCCGCCCCCGATCTCGATCTCGAGGGCCCGGTCGAAGACGAGTACACGACACAGGTATTCCGACGGCCCGAGCCGTATGTGGCATACCCTGGTTTCGACCCGTACATGGATGCCCAAACCATGGTGCTACCCGTGATCCGAGCTCATACCGTTGACAGCACCGGTATGGGTGAGTTCCCGTACCCTGTTCGGCAGAGAAGCACAGGTGGCGAGTTCGCCGGAACTTCGACATATCAGGGCGAAGGAGGAACGAGGGTGAGCGACGACGCGGCGCCGGGCGGCGTCCCAGCCGCCGAATCTGCTGCGACCAAGGCAGGCGGGCTCTCCACAGATGTTCCGCCCACCGGGGAGGCCTCTGATCCCGCATACGCGAATCAGGGTGCCGATAACGGTCCGCCGGAGCACGATTCGGCGACCGGATCCGGTGAGCAACCGCGGGAGGCCCCGCAGCGCGATCCGATGTACGACACCGGGATGATCCCGATCCCGCCGCAGCTACCGCCGATGGACGACGCGGGTCGAAGAACGCCGCGCGGCCCCAAGCTGATTCCGGGCGCTTCCGTAGCGGGCGGCCGCTACCGGCTGCTCGCGAGTCACGGCGGATCCCGCGGACTCAAGTTCTGGCAGGCGCTCGATATCAAGCTCGACCGCGAGGTCGCGCTCACCTTCGTCGACGCCGATCAGAAGGCGACCGACAACTCCGGTCACGACGGTCCGCAGGCGATCCTGTCGCGCACGCTGCGTCTGGGCCGGATCAACTCGCCGGGCCTGGCTCGCGTACTAGATGTGGTGCGCGGCAGCTCCGGCGGCATTGTGGTGGCCGAATGGACGCCGGGCCGTTCGCTGCGCGAAATGGCCGAGACGGTGCCGTCGCCGATCGGTGCCGCTCGTGCTATCCGGGCTTTGGCCTCGGCCGCCGAACTGGCCCATCGCGGCGGCGGCTCGCTGTCCATCGACCATCCGGACCGGGTCCGGATCAGTGCCACCGGTGATGCGGTGCTCGCGTTCCCGGGCACGCTGTCCGATTCCGACGCGCAATCCGATGTGCGCGGCCTCGGCGCCATGCTCTACGCGCTGATCACCGCACGCTGGCCGATCCGTGCCGGTGGCATGACCGGCACGGCAGCGACGGTGGGCGGTTTGCGGCTGGCCGATTTCGGTTCCGACGGCACCCCCGTCGAACCGCGGCAGATCCGGCCCGAGGTGCCGTTCGAGATCTCGGCGGTCGCGGTCCGTTCGCTGGAATCGAATAAGGGCGTGCGCACCGCTGCGACCGTGCAGCATGTGCTCGAACAGGCCTCGGTGGTCGATCAGAAGACCGATTTCATCCCGGTGCTCCGCCTCGGTCAGCGTCCGCCGACCGGCGACGAGGAATCGCTGGCCGATCCGGAATTGCTTGCGGCGGAACGAGAACGCTCGCAGCGGATGATGTGGATCATGGTCGGGCTCGGCATTCTGGCCGCACTCGTGGTCGGCATCATCATCTGGTGGATGGTCAGCGTCTTCGCGCCGACCGCCTCGGACGCACCGCTCAACGAGCAGCGCAATATCGGTCTCACCACGAACAGTTCACCCGCCCCCGCGCCCACCTCCGGTGGTACGACGGGGACGGCCGCGGGCGGGGTGCCGGTTCCGGTGACGAGCGTGTCGGTGTTCTCCCCGGAGGGCACACCGGACAATGTCAGCGGAACCGGTGCGGTGCTCGATCACGATCCGGGCACCGTCTGGCGCACCGATCAGTACTTCCAGCAGTTCCCGGCGCTCAAGAAGGGCGTCGGGCTGCTGGCCACCCTGCCGAGTCCGGCCAAGCTGACGAGCGTCTCGATCGAATCGCCGAGTGCGGGCACCTCGGTCGAGATCCGCACCTCCCCGACGTCTTCGCCGACGCTGGACCAGACCCAGCTGATCGGCTCGGCGCGACTAGAGAACGGCATCACCGAAATCCCGGTCCGCAGCGATCAGGCGGCCCGCTATGTGCTCGTATGGATCACCGGACTCGGCAATTCCGGTGGCCAGTTCCAGACGTCGATCGCCGACCTGCGCTTCGACGCCGCGCCGTAA
- a CDS encoding DUF6049 family protein codes for MTQTFRHRAAIPWGVVVGRRVALFRIIAAVLTILGSATAVPVLLAQPAAAQPTTPNSSSSPKFLKLTLDSVNPSAVTTTSDPTLTVAGTVTNIGDRVVEDISVRIQRAAAVSAPSALRSTLRLDQVNYDVTGPFEDIADRLSPGQRKQFTISIALRSSGGTAALDITKPGVYPLLLNVNGEPAYGTQARLDDARFLLPVLGVPPAVDISSPVPAAPDTPVATTLLWPLADRPRLVAGVTGPLNGKAELTDDELAASLGKGGRLDQLLGALESVLGTNPPSRDRTLNSAVCIAIDPDLLITAQMMTKGYRVLASPSDPDGATRAGAGADQAQTWLDRLRAVAASTCTVALPFAQVDITALAAVDDPELSTRALNDPADIVDSILATKSVRGVSVPDSGSIDESAGMLLRGHGFGTAVLADNAAVSLGTAGTSTDSQPITTGRGGTGNQSTTNQTTSSQPLPETSTPDVVRLAEIAPLPVTPESTPEPQTSAPPSTSAPTTNAAPSGTQTPSADPALHAATFDIWSATALAAVGSNPPTPSFTPARVRYDVTNDSRMARLQDALGAITWSALNPDPSRPRSLLLVPPQQWSANRDEATAILKQVDLLLHNNLATPRTLAELVAESPDAQPHEPDYLPQAAHDAVPDRFVLPVRDQGRRITDLMRSLVEVPETEPTPNQYLTPLRDDLLRVLTLSDRRSGDSAQPDTYAQRRLDQTTRTLDRLYGSVTVLPPGGVYTLASEQSPLLLVARNDLPVAIRVRFRIEAPTETKITDPGEETLPPTGSRSFQIPTEVTDSRNLVIPISLTTSDGVPLGNPTSVSVRSNAYGQTLAIITACAGILLFLLAGRRLWRRFRGQPDPADEGFDPGTRRRVNRYRRARRRVLQQQEQQEAG; via the coding sequence ATGACCCAGACTTTCCGGCATCGCGCAGCGATTCCGTGGGGGGTGGTAGTCGGGCGACGGGTGGCCCTGTTCCGGATCATCGCGGCGGTCCTGACCATTCTCGGCTCAGCGACGGCGGTTCCGGTACTGCTCGCCCAGCCCGCCGCCGCCCAGCCGACGACGCCGAATAGTTCGTCGTCGCCGAAATTCCTGAAGCTGACCCTGGATTCGGTGAATCCGTCCGCGGTGACCACCACCAGCGATCCGACACTGACGGTCGCGGGCACGGTCACCAATATCGGCGATCGGGTGGTGGAGGACATCAGCGTCCGCATCCAACGCGCCGCCGCGGTGTCGGCACCGAGCGCGCTGCGCTCGACCCTGCGCTTGGACCAGGTCAACTACGACGTGACCGGTCCGTTCGAAGATATCGCCGACCGTTTGAGCCCCGGCCAGCGCAAACAGTTCACGATCAGCATCGCGTTGCGCTCCAGCGGCGGTACGGCCGCGCTCGATATCACCAAGCCCGGCGTCTATCCGCTGCTGCTGAATGTCAACGGGGAACCGGCCTACGGCACCCAGGCCCGCCTCGACGACGCGCGGTTCCTGCTCCCGGTGCTGGGTGTACCGCCCGCAGTCGATATCAGCTCGCCGGTGCCCGCCGCGCCCGATACCCCGGTGGCGACGACACTGCTGTGGCCGCTGGCCGACCGCCCTCGGCTGGTCGCCGGTGTCACCGGCCCGCTCAATGGGAAGGCCGAGCTCACCGACGACGAATTGGCCGCATCGCTGGGCAAGGGCGGGCGTCTGGACCAATTGCTCGGAGCCTTGGAATCGGTGCTGGGCACCAACCCGCCCAGTCGCGATCGCACGCTGAACTCGGCGGTCTGCATCGCGATCGATCCCGATCTGCTGATCACCGCACAGATGATGACCAAGGGTTATCGCGTGCTGGCCAGCCCTTCCGATCCGGACGGTGCGACCAGGGCGGGCGCCGGCGCCGATCAGGCCCAGACCTGGTTGGACCGTTTGCGCGCGGTCGCCGCATCGACCTGTACGGTCGCGCTGCCGTTCGCGCAGGTCGATATCACGGCACTGGCCGCGGTCGACGATCCCGAACTGTCCACGCGAGCGTTGAACGACCCCGCCGATATCGTCGATTCGATCCTGGCCACCAAATCGGTGCGCGGGGTCAGCGTGCCGGATTCCGGCAGTATCGATGAGAGTGCGGGAATGTTGTTGCGCGGCCACGGTTTCGGGACCGCCGTACTGGCCGATAACGCTGCCGTCTCGCTCGGCACCGCCGGTACCTCGACGGATTCGCAGCCGATCACCACCGGACGCGGCGGCACCGGTAATCAGAGCACCACCAACCAGACCACCTCGAGTCAGCCGCTGCCGGAGACGAGCACGCCGGATGTGGTCCGGCTCGCCGAGATCGCCCCGCTGCCCGTCACGCCGGAGTCGACACCGGAACCGCAGACCAGCGCGCCACCGAGCACATCCGCCCCGACGACGAATGCGGCACCCTCCGGCACCCAGACCCCGTCCGCCGATCCGGCATTGCACGCGGCGACCTTCGATATCTGGTCCGCGACCGCCCTCGCCGCCGTCGGCTCCAACCCGCCCACCCCGTCGTTCACCCCCGCACGCGTCCGCTACGACGTCACCAACGACTCCCGGATGGCCCGCCTGCAGGATGCGCTCGGCGCCATCACCTGGTCCGCGCTGAACCCGGACCCGAGCCGCCCGCGCTCACTGCTGCTGGTGCCGCCGCAGCAGTGGAGCGCGAACCGGGACGAGGCCACCGCGATCCTGAAGCAGGTCGACCTGCTGCTGCACAACAACCTCGCGACCCCGCGCACGCTCGCCGAGCTGGTCGCCGAATCGCCCGACGCGCAGCCCCACGAACCCGACTATCTGCCGCAGGCCGCCCATGACGCGGTTCCGGACCGCTTCGTGCTTCCGGTCCGCGACCAAGGCCGCCGGATCACCGATCTCATGCGTTCGCTCGTCGAGGTTCCCGAGACCGAGCCGACGCCGAATCAGTATCTGACCCCGCTGCGCGACGATCTGCTACGCGTCCTGACCCTCTCGGACCGGCGCTCCGGCGATTCCGCACAGCCGGACACCTACGCCCAGCGCCGACTCGACCAGACGACACGCACACTGGACCGGCTCTACGGTTCGGTCACCGTGCTGCCGCCCGGCGGGGTTTACACCTTGGCCTCCGAGCAGAGCCCGTTGCTATTGGTCGCACGCAACGATCTGCCGGTCGCTATCCGGGTCCGGTTCCGGATCGAGGCGCCGACGGAGACGAAGATCACCGATCCCGGCGAGGAGACGCTGCCGCCCACCGGAAGCCGGTCGTTCCAGATCCCGACCGAGGTCACCGATAGCCGTAATCTGGTCATTCCGATCTCCCTTACCACGTCCGACGGCGTCCCACTCGGCAATCCCACCTCGGTCTCGGTGCGTTCGAACGCTTACGGTCAGACCTTGGCAATAATTACGGCGTGTGCCGGAATACTGCTGTTCCTGTTGGCCGGGCGCCGGTTGTGGCGTCGGTTCCGCGGACAGCCGGATCCGGCCGACGAGGGTTTCGATCCGGGCACCCGACGCCGGGTGAACAGGTACCGACGGGCGCGCAGGCGCGTATTACAGCAGCAGGAGCAGCAGGAGGCGGGATGA
- a CDS encoding NUDIX hydrolase, giving the protein MSPADRANSRRRQPRRRGSAANGAKPRMRTVRETSAGGLVVDGLDGPSDKRSAALIGRTDRRGRLLWSLPKGHIEEGETPEQTAIREVAEETGINGIVVAELGSIDYWFVTEGRRVHKTVHHYLLRSIGGELSDADVEVTQVAWVPLSELDSRLAYADERRLAEVANRMIDRMETGKR; this is encoded by the coding sequence GTGTCTCCGGCCGATCGCGCGAACAGTCGACGCCGCCAGCCCCGGCGCCGCGGTTCGGCCGCCAACGGGGCGAAACCACGCATGCGCACGGTACGGGAAACCTCGGCGGGTGGACTCGTCGTCGACGGGTTGGACGGGCCGAGCGATAAACGCAGTGCAGCGCTCATCGGGCGGACCGATCGGCGTGGCAGACTGCTGTGGTCGCTGCCCAAGGGACATATCGAAGAAGGGGAGACACCCGAGCAGACCGCGATCCGGGAGGTCGCCGAGGAGACCGGAATCAATGGGATAGTGGTCGCCGAACTCGGCAGCATCGATTACTGGTTCGTTACCGAGGGTCGCCGGGTACACAAGACCGTGCATCATTATCTGCTGCGCTCCATCGGTGGTGAGCTCTCCGATGCCGACGTCGAGGTCACGCAGGTGGCGTGGGTTCCGTTGAGCGAATTGGATTCTCGGCTCGCCTATGCCGATGAGCGGCGCCTCGCCGAAGTGGCGAACCGGATGATCGACCGGATGGAGACCGGCAAGAGATGA